Genomic DNA from Theobroma cacao cultivar B97-61/B2 chromosome 3, Criollo_cocoa_genome_V2, whole genome shotgun sequence:
attaggttcgtctatacacaataaaataatactcgacttccagcggagggactcgaaCGAATGCacggctactgaatgccgagacacctaccaaaagataaatacaagtctacaaggacacctcgtcctagttaccggttgcctcgtgatctgaaaacatgaagttgaaaacggtgagtataaacccaatgagtgaacaaggaagggaacaagcataccataatgaatgtttaacgaaatcatgatgcattctttttcaaaacaatgcaatttattttttaccttattaaaaccctcatgtaaaccccacatgagaaaaatcacttattggaagaagtccatgctcaacaaaggattttgagagtgaaaactttaatagcattcatgcgaatcaagtCAATAACGACaggtcctcgctgcagcggaaaggcattctcatgaatgaattttttttctgcagcgagaatgaattttttttttgcagcgACACTTGATTTAAAGTATCATCTAATCGAGGGTTTCTTGACtaaccgagggtttctcatcaaacctcctcatattaagcttaattcacttattccttaatgttggaaatccatgctcaaatatggtagcaaagaagtggaaaatagggcatCAATTGATCAAAATAAGGTGTAAAACATAAGgttcttcgctgcagcgagattggtcataaaatagaaagtttctcattgcaacgaaaatgaatctcgctgcagcgagaagctactgTACCTtcctcgctgtagcgaaaatggattctcattgcagcgagttTCCAACCAGCCTACCCTttcaaaacccgagagtttctcgctgcagtgtgaatcagaacatcaagaaaaaaggttcctttttcccttaaaacaaggccatcctgctaaataacaaaagtaacatgtaacacatgcaaactcccaaatttcaacaaaatcaaatgctcacatttttgcatttacagccatataccatatatgtatatatatatagatatcaatcatcatatacaccctcccatcatcatcacctCATATGCaatggcttatgtgcactcccactcgcacatagccgagtcaacaACGACTTATGTgcctcccactcgcacatagctgggtccacatcaacatacaaagaagcacccaatgcatatcatgcatgctatcatattttgataacacataacacattgtatagcacatttccacaatataaaatcacttcaccaaaggcttgttcccaaggcatattttcaaagtcaagtTAGATAAAACCATTcacattccccaaaacaagtttgaaatgcaagtccactcactgatttattgttgagcctttagctgactctaattcccctaatgatccaattggaaggatgggacttcattagaacctaggatcacattagcataagcaataggtcaactCACACattatgaaccctaaaagctatctgtTAGCTAACTTTCAATTACCACATTAAATgactatctatgttcactatctaaatcactataaaatgaatgaacatcctcAACAAATAAACAGCTCTTAATctaaattactagccattattcacagctaaaaaatcaagcttagttcatcactcaccctaaggctcctttgtagtcgaATTCtgttccaatagcttccaaatcaatggggtaattctctttttctctctctagaacgcccaactagtgagagaaagtatggaaataagatttatcaagggttttatggagagaaagtgaaagaatacaagagttctagtcaaaaggggtcaaaagtatgaaaactagagctagagagagaaaatcatgcaagctccatatcaagcttccatggaggttggaagcaacgtgaaagagaagaagaagaataagaagaagacaagctgctggaaaatgggagaagaagctgctaaaagaaagatatttatagccaatcttatccattcccttgaaattaccaaattgcCCCTCCATAatttagcttattctcctccaatctttttgctcttttgacactgggacaaggtccataatggtctagacatgctcgggttcatgaaaacttaaaattctaacccgaggtgaaaaatgaccattttgcccctaccatgaaaatcatcaaaattttggttttctttccattttacccttaatttcaccatccatttatgcctcaggcctacttaggccataatattgtttaaaaatcttacttttatgggcttactaaggaaataatgaaattacccctgatcagggatatcgcgtatattactaactacgagtctataaaggtcaaggtctcacaataaCCATCAAGAATATAACAGCCcacaattctaattattagccatcTTTAACCACCTAAAATctgatgggtttggctatggacggtatgctcaaaatacgcagcggaaaaaaaattaaaatttataactaaacaaccaagacatgcctccacccatggatcaccttggtgatatttaacacataaaagtacaaaataaatcattatttagaaagttaccttgccatgtaattttgtaattacGATGGCACTTTCCAAAGCAATCCCGCGAACaccacaaggagcaaaaaccctagccaatcaagtgcttggcctccaatggtagtacacacgattgcacttgaaccttcaacaaaggaaggagttttttaactatactttgtgctagcaaagaggacaacaattgcccttttcttctttttcacaatctttgCTGAACctttcttgaaaattgcttcataagcaattttctctttcacacaaacaaagtggtggcaaagaaagaaaacgtttttctttttctgacaaaaactacattttcttcaattgtaaaaaactctcatatggaaaatagttaaaaagtgacttatatagttaggttaaaataacttcaattttgtaattaagccctcaatattataacacattacttaattaaactcttttaattaagtccttgaaaattaaaatcaaaattaatttcctttatattttgcaattagGGCCTTAtagttataactatttataattatgctaaaaacttaattaaacttttttaattaagtttataaaagttaattacctagcatatGATTTAAATCTAACTTAAATCGtcactctcccaatttaattcaaatgcaatcattgtgtgtgacccattaggttcccaacatgtCGGCAATGGagttgattaatgacttaattgattaatataaatttcaatcaattagtttataatcaattccatagaccaagattggcatctagcaatgcatcatggccacccaattgttgggagagtcaaagggttctttgacaacctttcagtgtacagtctatcagtgtaattcattccttcatcatatatcccggaGATGGTAAGACCTTggtacagtgtctactcttattgacctccatatttattcctgcaattatagcattagctttatagagagttatgaagcctttttcataatccctatgtcgccttggccaaggacttcaataagctaatgttaaccaagaactgataggatatgtcctctaaaacacATGAAGTGATgatcctatcttgaccactcatttaccttcacatgcttcatactatacccaaaagcatcctattttggcatccttgattaggcacctgtagggatgaaatcaaagcatagcactccacacataagacaacctggtgtctcaagtctagggagtatttacacaatgacacatgagaagtgttgcatagacactagagtgtataaccaaatgcacttctcatagcgggtcatgttcagtgaacttgctctcttaggcaagcacctatattatagttccaagtatctctatacttcaatctatgagatcgattgcttactttcaaagtaaggaacatagaatataccaatctctaagcatcattgatgtctagtctcaatgatacattgaccaggaatattttgagattatgctttgatgcataggaatctcataactgcaacccattacagtttccttacaaggcatattaatcccATGGACTttatccaattagacttataactcattataattaatttcttattgatgaaggaaaacctctaatcatttaatatgaatgatactaatgcatgattaGAATCAAGCctcaaccaatcccaattggctgcagggctcatcccaacaaaatcaaccctaactcatctctcaccttggtggacttatagttgaactccttttcaagagttttcaagctactatggcaagtctctctttctctctcttaaacttctagctagtgagagaaagcgctgaacaaagacttttgagggttctaAGGTGGGAgagtaaaagagcacaaaaggttctatgaaaaagtgctcaaaagcatgaaaattgaagctagatagagaaagttatggaagctttaagggaggcttccatggaagatgaagaaacgtgagaagggagaaaaaagaacaagaagctgctagaaaaatgaggaagctgctggagaaatgagatatttatagcctaagcttatccaaacttcacttaaattacgaaaatgcccttaacaagttggctttgtcttcctccaatcctttatgcaatctttttacttttttgacaTTGAGATAAAGTctataatagtctagaaatattcaggttcacaaaaacttaaaaatttcaactcgagatgaaaaatgaccattttacctctaccttggaaatcatcattatttttatttccttcgtcattttatccttattttcatcattcactTATGTCTTGGCCTaattaggccttaataatattagaaaacccactTTTAGGAGCTCGCCAAAAAAGTGACCAAACTACCCCTGCTCCACATCATAGGGTCTACCTCCGCTACATGTCTGtgaaggtcgaggtctcacaacACAGCCATTGTTGATCTTATAATAGTGCCAGTCGATCCTAGGGCAGATTGAACGagaaattttacattttaagaAGCCCCAATCGATCCTCAAAGATCCCCAATCGATCCTCAAGCAGCAAGCATGAGAAACCTCACATCTCAAAGCTTGGTAATTGATCCTCAAGGCCAGAACTTCAAAGTCACATGCTTTTTAGAAGTGGATCAAGTAGAGGAAGTTTATACTTAACTATAAAAGCCTTAATTTGAGATTTGTGAAGAGCATAGTCGATCCTAGAAGCCTTCTAGTCAATCCTCAAGCTCAACAATGGCcatatttaattcaaacttatgtttaacagctccaaatctccttccaagtataaaaggccGCCTTCACTCATTTTGAAGCAACAGAAGACAAAGAAACAATTGGAAAACCCTAGAAAGATAATTCAAAAGCCTTATACCTCTCAAGACATCATTTTAGTCTTCCCTCAAGCATTCAAAGCCATTGAAGCTCATTCACTTGCAAATCCTTGAGCTGATATTTGTGagattattttttctctttgtacACCAAAGCTTAAACTTTTAGCACCCAACCTTTGTGAGACAAATCTTTTACTCCTTTGCACAGAAATTTGTACAAGTTCTaacttaaccttgaaaagttagtgtGAGGGTTCTCACTTGATCCTATTAAAAAGCCAATGTAAGGGTTATCACTTAATCTTGAGAAAAAGCCAGTGTAAAGGTTATTGCTTGATCTCGTGAAAAAACCAATTGTGAGGGTTATCGTTTAATCACATTAAAAAGCAAGATTAATTAGTGGATTTGAAACTCCTTGATGAACCAAGATAGAGGACGTAAGTATTTGAGAAGCTGAACCTCCATTAAAATACTTGTgtcttgatttatttttatggtttgtgatttattgttgaaatttgctttaaagaaaaatcacttGCTTTGCTTTTGacacaagaagaaaatttgttttccAAAAGgggttatttttcattaagcTTGCAAAGAAAATGTTTAAATACCAATTCACTCCCTTCTTGGTATTTATTGCATTGAGCTTACTACACTAACACATGTAATTGCAAGACTTATGTTTAACACTTGTTTTTGCATATCATTGCAAGTGTAATGCATGCATAATGTATATTTAAACTTCTGTCTATGCTTAATGAAATATGTTTTTACAGCTTAGCAATCTTGTTGTTATCGTCCTTAGTCATTCTCTGTTTTGTGGTTCATCAAGCTCGATTATAACAGCAATtggaattaaattataatatacgGAGTAAAGAATATGGCACATGAAAAGACAGATTTCGACAGAATTAAGCTTACGGAAGTTGATTGCTTAACTGAAACTAAAAATACATAACAGCTAGCTAGGTGCAATTCTGGGTGGACAAGTGTCTTTTCCTTGAATTCAGGCGCTAtgatttttgctttctttgtTATATGATCTGATGTGGTAACGATTTGCattctcttttttattaacaTCACACTATGACTAGGTCATTTGTGTTAACTAAATGCtctcagaaaaaaaaaaaaagtatattgTTAAAGCTTCATATCCACTTTCCACAACCTAGCTAGCAAATTGTTCATATGGTCAAAATTACATGTGGCAAAATCTAATAAGCAAAGATAATCTATGGAAAAGTAGCTCTACAGCACTCAACATTGAGGAAGATCTTCAGGGGGAGGAAGCAAACTTTGTGAGGGAAGGGGACCATTTTCAACAACAAATGCCATGGCTAGCCCCCATGAGGTGTGTTCTTCAAGATGGCAATGTATGAACCACACTCCGGGATTGTCCGCCTTTAAACGGATTGCAGCCCAGCCTCCCATTGGCACTCCCACTGTGTTCCTCTCTGGAGGATCAATGAGGTTGTATTTGTCCGGATCCTTAGAAACATTAAAGTTTCCAAATCCACTCCCGACGATGAAAAAGTTGTGACCATGAACATGGATTGGATGGTTTTCTGGATGGAGAAAGTTTGTGCCCTGCAAAACAATTTCTAAATTTGTACCGTGGGGTACTCTGAAAAGCTTTGTACCAAACTCTGTGTTCATATTTTCTGTAAGTCGATCCACACCAGCATAATCGAAAACTTTTGGTGGATTTTCTGGGAAATCTGAGGTAAAAACGCCTGCAGTTTTGTTGTGGTaataggcttctaacatggaCAATTGGGGTCGAACAAAGGAAAAGTTATTCATCGAGGCATAAAATCTTCCGCCTTTGTAACCTTTGCAGGTCTGGTTTGCTGGACAATCCTGAAGGTTCAGGCTTATAGTTGTTATCACccttttgtcaatttttttagGAACGTTACATGGGTACTGAGAAGAAGCAAGGCTTCTTAGCTTCTTATCAAATCTTGTGGCAAAGGCAGTGTCTTGTAGTTCAGGAAGGTTGTAAAGTTGAAGTCTGTCAAGTCTAGTTGGGGGCATAAAGTTTCCACTTGCACCTTTGTACTTTAAGAAGCCGACTGTAGTCGAATTATCAAAAGGCACAACGGAACTAAGGTAAGGCCTTGCTGCCATTGCAAAGATGCCCGTGGAATCAGGAAGTTGATTTGTGTCGAGAAGAACAGTGGTGGTTTGTCCAGGAGCAATCATTATAGCTGTTGTTGTGAAAGGCTTTGTGTAAACTGCATCAACCTCGACGACGGTCAATGTATGTTTAGCTATGGCAAAGAAGAGCTCATCATTGAGTGCTGCATTGATGATTCTAAGCAAGTAGTTCTTGCCTCGTTCAACTGTCTCCATGAATGTATCTGCAAATGATTATAAAGCTAGTAACATAAATCCTTCAGTTCAAAATTGTGTACGAGTGATCATTTCATGAATCCATACAAACGTTGTTTGGTTTTAATAAACAAAGCAGTTAAATAGCAAACTGAGCCATAGTTCTGCTGGGAAACAAAACCGCAAAATTGTCAAATTACCTTTGACAGAGCAAGGATAAAGAGGTTCCGGTAAACCATTGATGGTGTAACCATCTGAAGAATTAGCCCCTTTTCCAAACATTAGCATTTCGTTTTCCACTGCATCTACATCAGCATTCCACCATTCACCTGTGAAGTTCAAACGGTTGTGTGAACAAGgtccatacatatatatatatatatatatatatatatatatgtgtgtgtgtgtgcgcGCGCGCGCGCAGATTGAATTGAACTTTAATATACCAAATATGACAGGGATTTCAGTTTGGATTGGAGCTGAGAATGGATATGGCATGCGAGGGTAGATGATGAATGCACCATACACAGAAGCCCTCTGCCAGGAGTGGTGGGCATGCCAGAGGAGTGTGCCTCTTTGGTCTTCTACTGTGAACTTGTAGGTGTAAGATTGTCCTCCTCTTATGGGACATTGGGTAATGTAAGCCGGTCCATCAGCCCATCCAGTTCTAAATTGCCTTATTCCGTGCCTGTCATTTGCAAACCATAACAAAATTTTGGTCAGATCGTTCATAAATTCGACTCATAACAAAAGATAAAATGGAGTACTCCATTCTTGTTCTGTCTTCTTTTGTCATTGCTAATAACAACGGAAACAATTGGTATTTTATGGAACTACAAGCCATCGATTCCAAGTCATCCTATCTTGGCCTGTAGTCAAACACCAAACATATCACAGTAGGCATACTTCCAAGTTGTAACAGATTCTCGGCTTCATTAGGAAGAGAAATGATTTGTGGGAAAGTGAATATAAGCGcatacaaaattaaattaatatatcaaaCATTTGAGTTACTTTGTAGATTTCAAAACTGTGactatttttttacataaaataactactctttcttttttgtaaaaaaaaaattctatggcccatatattttaattttaatgcaatatttttatttttgatgttaaaaataatagaGCGTcgatatttttcataaatataaatagtaatatcaaaaatattgaagttaaagtatttttttaaaaattttataaaaagtcAAATAAGTAAACATTTAATTGGAAATGCATGAAAAACGTTTATACTCGTTAACATTAAAAGTTTTGCTCATTTCCAACCCAACATATATTCTTTACAAAGAGTGAAATGTCAACCGACACTAATTATAGTGATACATATGGGGCATAATGCTCAAATAAgttcctaaattatttaagaaaattcaaataaatatttattcttttattgcacTCAATTAAGTTCTTGTACTATTATTTTGGATCAAACAAACCCTTATGACTAATGATTaactaattatcattagtAAAAATgacacttatcattttatatcatatgGTACTAATATGACATTGATGTGGAGAgtaaaaaatgccacatgatcatgttatcatgtcaaattagcactttatattattataaattatgatatgtcatTATGctacataataattaattatgatatattaacaTATCACATCAGTGCCAGAcgatataaaatgacaaataacatttgaataaatcaattattagtaataaaggcttatttgactcaaaataaaaataaaaagacttatttgacttaaaataaaaatataaaaacttatttagctcaaaataaaaatataaaagtttaatcgaacataataaaaacataaagacTTATCTGAATTTCTTCAAATAgtttaaggatttttttagatattatacctatatataaaaagaaaagtatgattaaagtattttttttcttgaatttgaCGAGGATATTGCATTAAATGCAAAAAGCTTTCttaaaataacattttaactACTCTTAACCAATGCTTATAGACACTGGTTAATAGCATCCATATGCACTAACCTacattattaaatatattgaatattttagtTTGTATTTCTTACCTATAGCATATACTCAAAGCAAGTCAATGACATATTGTGTTTTGTATATAAAACTCTATCATACAAGAAAATAACTTTAGAGAAagcaaaatattaacatttagTATTTATATGAGAAGTTATGTGTGTGTTGTACATGTGTAtatggaaaaattaaaatattatatacgCAATACATGGATAAaggatttttttgaaaataaaaaatttaatatataattattgaatAGAAAGTTGAAGAGTAATTAATCAAGAATCGAGTCAAATAgataaaaatgttaatggTTATATAAAGAATTTGAGTAAAAAT
This window encodes:
- the LOC18604307 gene encoding laccase-1, whose protein sequence is MKKLLMRKRFSEQVHKFIGRGNMGDSKLLTLNFVPNKVEINFNVFHATLKDMIGTKQNKDGLLIQEESEGVDSSVPKWTLRGLGDDKGVDFWGEESKEGVFETWRGSWQEDLTEDLALSTNLEDILLLRNLPWGSILSVSSSYFILCLILGSIWMLPSSSSETTRRFEFNVEWKKVTRFCHSKQLLTVNGEYPGPTVAVREGDNVEVKVSNGIAKNTTIHWHGIRQFRTGWADGPAYITQCPIRGGQSYTYKFTVEDQRGTLLWHAHHSWQRASVYGAFIIYPRMPYPFSAPIQTEIPVIFGEWWNADVDAVENEMLMFGKGANSSDGYTINGLPEPLYPCSVKDTFMETVERGKNYLLRIINAALNDELFFAIAKHTLTVVEVDAVYTKPFTTTAIMIAPGQTTTVLLDTNQLPDSTGIFAMAARPYLSSVVPFDNSTTVGFLKYKGASGNFMPPTRLDRLQLYNLPELQDTAFATRFDKKLRSLASSQYPCNVPKKIDKRVITTISLNLQDCPANQTCKGYKGGRFYASMNNFSFVRPQLSMLEAYYHNKTAGVFTSDFPENPPKVFDYAGVDRLTENMNTEFGTKLFRVPHGTNLEIVLQGTNFLHPENHPIHVHGHNFFIVGSGFGNFNVSKDPDKYNLIDPPERNTVGVPMGGWAAIRLKADNPGVWFIHCHLEEHTSWGLAMAFVVENGPLPSQSLLPPPEDLPQC